In one window of Sulfurimonas sp. DNA:
- the lsrK gene encoding autoinducer-2 kinase, which translates to MKYLMAIDAGTGSVRAVIFDTLGNQISVAQKEWMHLEEEGVPNSMSFDFKKNWALVCECIKESLKAANLSGEDIAALSATSMREGIVLYDKDGNELWAVANVDARADKEARYLKEHFKGIEEEFYKESGQTFALGAIPRIMWLKNNRAELYERVAKISMIGDWILAKLCGVIATDPSNGGTTGIFSLKNRDWVGEMAKRVGLKDDIFPKVLEVGTLMGSVTDKASKESGLSINTKVVMGGGDVQLGSAGLGVVEIGQVAILGGSFWQQVVNIDKNTPPPLDMNIRVNPHVIPNLSQAEGITFFSGLVMRWFRDAFCDMEKLQAKEQGVDVYALMEEKAASVPAGSYGILPIFSDSMKYSKWYHAAPSFLNLSINPEICNRASMFRSLQENAAIVSSINLDKIKEFTDVKIETIVFAGGASKGKLWSQIVADVTGCRVKIPKVTEATALGAAMAAGVGAGIYRDMSSAAKELVVWDKAYEPNMENKKIYDEIKIKFQKAYEAQLKLVDDNITASMWRAPGLTL; encoded by the coding sequence ATGAAATACTTAATGGCAATAGACGCAGGAACAGGAAGCGTTAGAGCGGTTATCTTTGATACCTTGGGCAATCAGATAAGCGTGGCTCAAAAAGAGTGGATGCACTTGGAAGAAGAGGGCGTGCCAAACTCTATGAGTTTTGATTTTAAGAAGAACTGGGCACTTGTGTGTGAGTGTATAAAGGAGTCGCTCAAAGCGGCAAATCTAAGCGGCGAAGATATAGCCGCTCTTAGTGCAACGAGTATGCGTGAGGGAATCGTTCTTTATGACAAAGACGGCAATGAGCTTTGGGCGGTTGCAAATGTCGATGCGAGGGCGGATAAAGAGGCAAGATACCTAAAAGAGCATTTTAAGGGCATCGAAGAAGAGTTTTACAAAGAGTCGGGGCAGACTTTTGCGCTTGGGGCAATACCTCGTATCATGTGGTTAAAGAACAATAGAGCAGAACTTTATGAGAGAGTGGCGAAAATCTCTATGATTGGGGATTGGATTTTGGCTAAACTTTGCGGAGTTATCGCCACGGATCCGAGTAATGGTGGAACAACTGGGATATTTTCTTTGAAAAATCGTGATTGGGTCGGCGAAATGGCAAAGAGAGTTGGACTTAAGGATGACATCTTCCCTAAAGTTTTGGAAGTGGGAACTCTTATGGGGAGTGTTACGGACAAGGCTTCAAAAGAGAGCGGCTTGTCGATAAACACTAAAGTAGTTATGGGCGGTGGCGATGTTCAGCTCGGTTCGGCAGGGCTTGGAGTTGTTGAGATCGGACAAGTTGCGATTCTCGGCGGTTCTTTTTGGCAGCAGGTGGTAAATATAGACAAAAATACACCTCCCCCGCTTGATATGAACATAAGAGTAAATCCGCATGTGATTCCAAACCTCTCTCAGGCGGAGGGGATTACATTTTTCAGCGGTCTGGTTATGAGATGGTTTAGGGATGCTTTTTGCGATATGGAGAAGCTTCAAGCAAAAGAGCAAGGTGTGGATGTTTACGCACTTATGGAAGAAAAAGCCGCATCCGTTCCCGCAGGTTCATACGGAATTTTGCCGATTTTTTCGGACAGTATGAAATACTCTAAATGGTACCACGCGGCTCCGAGTTTTTTAAACCTTAGCATAAACCCCGAAATTTGCAACCGTGCATCAATGTTTAGAAGCCTGCAGGAAAATGCGGCAATAGTTTCAAGCATAAATCTTGATAAAATAAAAGAGTTTACTGATGTAAAAATAGAGACAATAGTTTTTGCAGGCGGTGCAAGCAAAGGCAAACTTTGGTCTCAAATAGTTGCAGATGTGACGGGGTGCAGAGTCAAAATCCCCAAAGTAACCGAAGCAACCGCGCTGGGTGCGGCTATGGCGGCAGGTGTGGGTGCGGGAATATACAGAGATATGTCAAGTGCGGCAAAAGAGTTGGTGGTTTGGGATAAAGCCTATGAACCAAATATGGAAAATAAAAAAATTTACGATGAGATAAAAATAAAGTTTCAAAAAGCATATGAAGCACAGTTGAAGTTAGTTGATGATAATATCACGGCTTCAATGTGGAGAGCGCCTGGTCTTACTCTTTAA
- the metK gene encoding methionine adenosyltransferase yields the protein MYLFTSEVVSPGHPDKCADIIADSIVDRLIIGDPKSRVASEVFVAGKHIVIGGEVTSKTRVTTEDYKKIVHDALVGIGYDGNPYFTREECLHPEDVELQVLLNAQSPDINQGVDQEDGETGAGDQGIMFGYADIETKNFMPSAITYARVLMEKVYNFAKENPSKLGVDIKTQVTMDYGKKENFEKCQPQKIHTIVVSAPCVNTMDIVAVRKLIGELIDDAGLPSELYNKNDCIIHINPTGKYVSHSSLHDSGLTGRKLIVDSFGGYAPIGGGAQSSKDYTKVDRSGLYAARYIAKHIVAAGLAKKALVQISYAIGVARPTSVAVDTYGTVISGLDDDKLSEFVLNNFPLTPNWITRKFKLDYPSKETFLYADVAARGQVGQSDYPWEKLDELEKFEALK from the coding sequence ATGTATTTATTTACAAGTGAAGTAGTAAGCCCGGGACATCCCGATAAATGTGCGGATATTATCGCAGACAGTATAGTCGATAGACTTATCATCGGAGACCCGAAATCAAGAGTTGCATCAGAGGTTTTTGTTGCAGGAAAACATATAGTAATCGGCGGAGAGGTAACCTCAAAAACTAGAGTTACGACTGAAGATTATAAAAAAATCGTTCATGATGCGCTTGTGGGCATTGGCTATGACGGGAATCCCTACTTTACAAGAGAGGAGTGCCTGCATCCAGAAGATGTAGAACTTCAAGTGCTTTTAAATGCACAATCTCCGGATATCAACCAAGGTGTTGACCAAGAAGACGGCGAGACGGGTGCGGGTGATCAGGGGATAATGTTTGGTTATGCCGACATCGAGACAAAAAACTTTATGCCGAGTGCTATCACTTACGCAAGAGTTTTGATGGAAAAAGTCTATAACTTTGCGAAGGAAAATCCGTCTAAGCTAGGTGTTGACATAAAGACTCAAGTTACTATGGATTACGGCAAAAAAGAGAACTTTGAGAAGTGCCAACCGCAAAAAATCCATACTATCGTCGTATCTGCTCCATGTGTAAATACGATGGACATAGTTGCCGTTAGAAAGCTTATCGGTGAACTTATAGACGATGCAGGGCTTCCAAGTGAGTTATACAATAAAAACGATTGTATCATTCACATTAACCCGACGGGAAAATATGTATCCCACTCTTCACTGCACGATTCAGGGTTGACGGGCAGAAAACTTATTGTCGACAGTTTTGGCGGTTACGCACCTATCGGGGGCGGAGCGCAGAGTTCTAAAGATTATACGAAAGTAGACAGAAGCGGACTTTATGCGGCACGATACATCGCAAAACATATCGTTGCAGCAGGACTTGCTAAAAAAGCGTTAGTTCAGATCTCTTATGCAATCGGAGTTGCACGCCCGACCTCAGTTGCGGTTGACACTTACGGAACGGTAATTAGCGGCTTAGATGATGATAAATTATCAGAGTTTGTGTTGAATAACTTCCCTCTGACTCCAAATTGGATTACACGAAAATTTAAGTTAGATTATCCCTCAAAAGAGACATTCTTGTATGCGGATGTTGCGGCTCGCGGACAAGTAGGACAGAGTGATTATCCATGGGAAAAGCTTGATGAGTTAGAGAAATTTGAGGCTCTTAAATAA
- the mqnE gene encoding aminofutalosine synthase MqnE, with product MSLKDKILAGERVDFDEALSLYKMDLFDLGELADIIRKKLHGKKTYYNINRHINPTNVCADICKFCAYSATRKNPNQYTMTHEQIMEIVKDASMRGIKEVHIVSAHNPNTGLEWYLEIFKKIKTAYPHLHVKALTAAEVDFLSRHYGKTYDEILDLMVENGVDSMPGGGAEIFDEEVRDYICKGKVTSAQWLEIHRKWHERGKKSNVTMLFGHVESRANRIDHMMRIRELQDITHGFNCFIPLVYQKENNYLNIKDPITANEILKTMAISRIVLDNVPNIKAYWVTSTVGLALVAQEFGANDLDGTIEKESINSAAGAKSANGINLEEFRSLIKNSGFVPVERDSLYNEID from the coding sequence ATGAGCCTTAAAGATAAGATTTTAGCAGGAGAGAGAGTCGACTTTGACGAAGCGCTCTCTCTTTATAAGATGGATTTATTTGATCTTGGTGAGTTAGCTGATATTATAAGAAAAAAACTTCACGGTAAAAAAACATACTACAACATAAACCGCCACATAAATCCGACAAATGTTTGTGCGGATATTTGCAAATTTTGCGCTTACAGTGCGACGAGAAAAAATCCAAATCAGTACACGATGACGCACGAACAGATAATGGAAATCGTAAAAGATGCCTCCATGCGTGGTATTAAAGAGGTTCATATCGTCTCTGCCCATAACCCAAATACGGGGCTTGAGTGGTACTTGGAAATTTTTAAAAAGATAAAAACTGCTTATCCTCATCTGCATGTAAAAGCTCTTACCGCCGCAGAGGTTGATTTTCTTTCACGCCATTACGGTAAAACTTACGATGAGATACTTGATTTGATGGTTGAAAACGGTGTTGATTCTATGCCGGGCGGGGGAGCCGAGATCTTTGATGAAGAGGTGCGTGACTATATCTGTAAAGGCAAAGTTACATCCGCTCAGTGGCTGGAGATTCATAGAAAGTGGCATGAAAGAGGCAAAAAAAGCAATGTTACTATGCTTTTTGGGCATGTGGAAAGCCGTGCAAACCGCATAGACCATATGATGCGTATAAGAGAACTTCAAGACATTACGCATGGATTTAACTGCTTTATCCCGCTTGTTTACCAAAAAGAAAACAACTACTTAAATATAAAAGACCCCATAACCGCAAACGAGATTTTAAAAACTATGGCGATAAGCCGCATAGTTTTAGATAATGTACCAAACATAAAAGCGTACTGGGTAACTTCAACCGTAGGGTTGGCATTGGTCGCTCAAGAGTTCGGCGCAAATGACCTAGACGGAACCATAGAAAAAGAGTCTATAAACTCGGCGGCAGGCGCAAAGAGCGCAAACGGAATAAATCTTGAGGAGTTTAGATCGCTTATAAAAAACAGCGGTTTCGTGCCCGTTGAGAGAGACAGTCTTTATAACGAAATAGATTAA
- a CDS encoding STT3 domain-containing protein, whose translation MGALTKETKVTLLYIAIAFLFSVAVRLIWYYQFSGYEPFIFNSQFMINTNDGYYYAEGARDILSGINQQNDLSPIDSAASRLTAFFATILPISFESLILFMPVVLSSLIVVPIILIAKNLKNLEMGLIAALLASIAHSYYNRTMIGYYDTDMLNIVLPMFLLWSIIWAIKTNEDKYLLITAFDILVYRWWYPQSYSLEFAFFGLILFYALVFDRKNLYNYKLLALMMFAMLNLDGFIRFPLVLAAFYISKRFDKYVYHILAASVVLFFASDGFNPIWVQLKGYVFKDALVVGEEGMKLHFYSVMQTIREAGKIPFETFADRISGHMVTFVASVVGFAYLAYRHKIMLFGLPLIGLGFIASVGGLRLPSMQFPFWLLELLF comes from the coding sequence ATGGGCGCATTAACGAAAGAGACAAAGGTTACACTGCTCTACATAGCAATTGCATTTTTGTTTTCTGTTGCCGTTCGTTTGATTTGGTACTATCAGTTTAGCGGATATGAGCCGTTTATATTTAACTCTCAGTTTATGATAAATACAAATGACGGTTACTACTATGCAGAGGGTGCAAGAGATATCTTAAGCGGCATTAATCAACAAAACGATTTGTCCCCGATTGACTCTGCCGCTTCACGGCTGACGGCTTTTTTTGCGACTATCTTGCCTATCTCTTTTGAGAGTCTGATTTTATTTATGCCGGTAGTTTTAAGTTCTCTTATCGTCGTGCCTATAATACTAATTGCAAAAAATTTAAAAAATTTAGAGATGGGTCTTATTGCCGCACTTTTGGCAAGCATTGCACATAGTTACTACAACCGAACCATGATCGGTTACTATGACACCGATATGTTAAACATAGTATTGCCTATGTTTCTGCTCTGGTCGATTATCTGGGCGATAAAAACAAATGAAGATAAATATCTTCTTATTACTGCATTTGATATTTTGGTGTATAGATGGTGGTATCCTCAAAGTTACTCATTAGAGTTTGCATTTTTCGGTCTTATACTTTTTTATGCTTTGGTGTTTGATAGAAAAAACCTCTACAATTATAAACTTTTAGCTCTTATGATGTTTGCAATGTTAAATCTTGACGGATTTATACGATTTCCTTTGGTTTTAGCTGCTTTTTATATCTCTAAGCGGTTCGATAAGTATGTTTACCATATTTTAGCCGCATCCGTAGTTCTCTTTTTTGCTTCAGACGGATTTAATCCTATCTGGGTTCAATTAAAAGGTTATGTATTTAAAGATGCTCTAGTCGTAGGCGAAGAGGGGATGAAACTTCACTTTTATTCCGTTATGCAGACTATCAGAGAAGCGGGAAAAATCCCTTTTGAGACATTTGCGGATCGTATTAGTGGACATATGGTTACATTTGTTGCTTCTGTTGTCGGGTTTGCATATTTGGCGTATAGACATAAAATCATGCTTTTTGGACTTCCTTTAATAGGTCTTGGTTTTATAGCTTCGGTCGGAGGGCTTAGATTACCATCTATGCAGTTCCCGTTTTGGCTTTTGGAGTTGCTTTTTTGA
- the galU gene encoding UTP--glucose-1-phosphate uridylyltransferase GalU produces the protein MPQNTTKIKKCLFPAAGYGTRFLPATKAIPKEMLPILTKPLLQYGVEEALGAGVGNMAIVTGRGKRAIEDHFDISYELEHQIKGTSKEHYLTEIRSVITKCTFSYTRQIEMKGLGHAILCGEPIIGYEPFAVILADDLCDNNGGDSVLAQMVKLYEKYQCSIVAVEEIPSEDSNKYGVIAGNEEEEGIFRVTDMVEKPEPKDAPSNLAIIGRYILTPDIFDIIRETKPGKGGEIQITDALLAQAKKGKVIAYKFKGKRFDCGSVDGFVEATNYFYNKSKA, from the coding sequence ATGCCTCAAAATACTACAAAAATTAAAAAATGTCTTTTCCCCGCAGCGGGTTACGGAACTAGATTTCTTCCGGCTACAAAAGCTATACCAAAAGAGATGCTCCCGATTCTTACAAAACCGCTTTTACAGTACGGTGTGGAAGAGGCACTAGGTGCAGGTGTCGGCAATATGGCGATTGTTACGGGTCGTGGCAAGCGCGCGATTGAGGATCATTTTGATATCTCCTATGAACTTGAACATCAAATCAAAGGAACATCCAAAGAGCACTATTTAACTGAAATAAGATCTGTTATTACAAAATGTACTTTTTCATACACTAGACAGATTGAGATGAAAGGTTTGGGTCATGCGATTCTCTGCGGTGAGCCTATTATCGGGTATGAACCGTTTGCGGTAATTTTAGCAGATGATTTATGTGACAATAACGGCGGTGATTCCGTGTTGGCTCAGATGGTAAAACTATATGAAAAATATCAGTGTTCTATCGTAGCAGTCGAAGAGATACCCTCAGAAGACAGTAACAAGTACGGCGTCATTGCAGGTAATGAAGAAGAAGAGGGTATATTTAGAGTAACGGATATGGTAGAAAAACCGGAACCAAAAGACGCACCGTCAAACTTGGCTATTATCGGAAGATATATCCTTACACCCGATATTTTTGACATCATAAGAGAGACAAAACCGGGAAAAGGCGGAGAAATTCAAATCACCGATGCTCTTTTAGCTCAAGCAAAAAAGGGTAAAGTTATAGCATACAAATTTAAGGGCAAAAGATTTGACTGCGGAAGCGTTGACGGATTTGTAGAGGCGACAAACTACTTTTATAACAAAAGCAAGGCATAA
- a CDS encoding glucose-6-phosphate isomerase: MNYQHNFNPTISDDDVFGEIVKEKEFIGYYNLAFADTSSYKEYASTVKQKNIVVIGIGGSTLGTYAIYKFLKHSKRLSKKLYFLETTDPIDIKSKIENIDLNDTLFIVISKSGTTVETVAIFKYINSLIKCDKNNTLVITESDSKLNAYAKANDIKSFEIPKDVGGRFSVFSAVGLLPLAIVGIDIDKLLNGTKDVHDSFFNQGEVYSRILKKARFFVENKSCFNINVVFSYSSRLEGFNKWYIQLWGESLGKIDINGVKQGLTPMGIIGPVDQHSFLQLIVEGRRDKTLTVIKVDHFDNNLKIPQIKLEGLGELDYLDNIEFSSLINKQADATIESINNLEDIPCDVMTIESVSERSIASLMYEYELLTSVCAKLMYIDAYNQPGVEAGKIILKQKLQNAKK; the protein is encoded by the coding sequence ATGAATTATCAGCATAATTTTAACCCTACTATATCCGATGATGATGTTTTTGGCGAGATTGTAAAAGAGAAAGAGTTTATAGGGTACTATAACCTCGCTTTTGCAGATACATCGAGTTATAAAGAGTATGCTTCAACCGTAAAACAAAAAAACATAGTCGTTATCGGTATAGGCGGCAGTACGCTTGGAACTTATGCTATATATAAATTTTTAAAACACTCTAAGCGCTTGAGTAAAAAACTCTACTTTTTAGAGACTACCGACCCAATAGATATAAAATCAAAAATAGAGAATATAGACTTAAACGACACTCTTTTTATCGTTATATCCAAGTCGGGTACGACGGTTGAAACGGTTGCTATTTTCAAATATATCAACTCTTTAATCAAGTGCGATAAAAACAATACTCTTGTTATAACCGAGAGTGATTCTAAGTTAAATGCTTATGCAAAAGCAAACGATATAAAAAGCTTTGAAATTCCTAAAGATGTAGGCGGGAGATTTTCTGTTTTTAGTGCAGTAGGGCTACTTCCTCTTGCAATCGTAGGTATAGATATAGACAAACTTCTAAACGGTACAAAAGATGTGCATGACTCCTTCTTTAATCAAGGCGAAGTTTACTCCAGAATATTGAAAAAAGCGAGATTTTTTGTAGAGAACAAAAGTTGTTTCAATATCAATGTGGTTTTTTCCTACTCTTCAAGGTTAGAGGGTTTTAATAAGTGGTACATTCAGCTTTGGGGCGAGAGCTTAGGTAAGATTGATATTAACGGAGTAAAACAGGGGCTTACCCCGATGGGAATTATCGGACCCGTTGATCAGCACTCCTTTTTGCAGCTTATAGTTGAGGGCAGAAGAGACAAAACCCTCACCGTTATAAAAGTGGATCATTTCGATAACAACTTAAAAATTCCGCAGATAAAACTTGAAGGTCTTGGCGAACTTGACTATCTTGACAATATAGAGTTTTCTTCGCTTATAAATAAACAAGCCGATGCGACTATAGAATCTATCAATAACCTAGAAGATATACCGTGCGATGTTATGACAATAGAAAGTGTGAGTGAGAGAAGTATCGCAAGTCTGATGTACGAGTATGAACTGTTGACATCCGTATGTGCAAAGCTTATGTATATAGATGCGTACAATCAACCTGGCGTTGAAGCAGGAAAAATTATCTTAAAGCAAAAATTACAAAACGCAAAAAAATAG
- a CDS encoding DNA mismatch repair protein, translating into MRSSDIDSILNNKDKLLTQTYFDLQRYFEAKYGSDTVVFMEIGTFFEVYEINNEEEQIGKAKEIAELLNIQLTKKNKSIIENSDKNPLLAGVPAVSFERYLSRLIAEQKYTVIVVKQKGNPPKISRYISQIVSPGTNFDYVLDNDDNYIVSILVDKFRGIYTAGYSAIDVTTGKTWLYESHGTSEDPAYALDEVFNLLNTYKTSEVVVTFLDGVDDQRHVMQYLEIPEHYNYSINNQRPKIEFQNELFCEVYQIQSLLSAIEHLDLERNPMITESLAILIHFIIEHDIHIIQKLDYPKIIDNRRFIYLGNSALEQMGVISKDKKEFTLLKMLDKSATAIGRRLLKERLLNPIMDKVELERRYDLIEKVASHTRYLDEVMRGIYDLERLSRRLVLGKLHPFEINHIYDSMLSVKELMSYAKKHKIQKTSFHESEVDEFLRDISKSIDLDISRRFTNATIDENFLMSGVDEAIDTLAKENRTILIAFEDIMAKIELLLESANANSANSLVTLGLLEKEGYYISLSKNRFSMIESEFYKHEDFKDFTVKKLTNSVKITSAFTDNLSDRIMKNRRKIVSLVRDRFIALQEVYERRYALLFDRIIAYVADLDVGVGSSKVAQSYNHSRPMIVDVESDENFIQIMQLRHPLIEIQSRSGIYVPNDIVMGNRTYMDLPHPKSVMLDVGVHDGHEINGVLLYGINSSGKSSLMKSIGLSVLMAQAGFFVSASVMKFSLFDSLFTRIVSRDNLAKGLSTFAVEMLELKNIFNRATVRSLILGDEISHGTETLSGVAIVSSAIIKLSALRSIFLFATHLHQLSTMREIRTLKNVVDLHLSVEYDEAADKLIFNRVLQAGSGSSIYGLEFAKSLHMDSEFLDIANKIRKRLAKDFDELELLVKKKTSKYNKELYITKCVICGAMAEDVHHINHKSQADDSGFIGHFHKDSKHNLIPLCREHHKEIHDGKIRVDGFVMTSNGLELKYEEQLRKRDKKNVEPEINEVKIFTLDDWE; encoded by the coding sequence ATGCGCTCATCCGATATAGATTCTATCCTGAACAACAAAGATAAACTCTTAACTCAAACATACTTTGATTTGCAAAGATATTTTGAGGCAAAATACGGCAGCGACACTGTTGTTTTTATGGAGATAGGGACTTTTTTTGAGGTTTATGAAATCAACAATGAAGAAGAACAAATCGGCAAAGCCAAAGAGATAGCCGAACTCTTAAACATTCAACTCACCAAAAAAAATAAAAGCATTATAGAAAACAGCGATAAAAATCCTCTTCTAGCAGGCGTTCCTGCGGTATCGTTTGAGAGATACTTAAGCCGCCTTATTGCAGAGCAGAAATATACCGTTATCGTAGTAAAACAAAAAGGCAATCCTCCCAAAATCAGCAGATATATCTCTCAAATAGTCTCTCCCGGAACAAATTTTGACTATGTGCTTGATAATGACGACAACTATATAGTCTCTATCTTGGTAGATAAATTTAGGGGTATATACACGGCAGGTTACAGTGCCATCGATGTAACAACCGGAAAAACTTGGCTTTATGAGAGTCACGGAACGAGTGAAGACCCTGCTTATGCACTTGATGAAGTGTTTAATCTTTTAAATACATATAAAACATCCGAGGTAGTCGTTACATTTTTAGACGGTGTTGACGACCAACGCCATGTTATGCAGTATCTCGAAATTCCTGAACACTACAACTACAGCATAAATAACCAAAGACCTAAAATAGAGTTTCAAAACGAACTCTTTTGCGAAGTGTATCAGATTCAGTCGCTTCTCTCCGCCATTGAGCATCTGGATTTGGAGAGAAATCCGATGATAACGGAGTCTCTCGCTATACTTATCCACTTTATCATAGAGCATGATATACATATCATTCAAAAGCTTGACTATCCAAAAATCATAGACAATCGCCGTTTTATCTATCTTGGAAACAGCGCGTTAGAACAGATGGGCGTAATATCAAAAGATAAAAAAGAGTTTACGCTTCTTAAGATGCTGGATAAAAGTGCGACGGCAATCGGGCGCAGGCTTTTAAAAGAGAGGCTCTTAAATCCGATTATGGATAAAGTCGAGCTTGAGAGAAGATATGATTTGATAGAAAAAGTCGCCTCTCATACACGCTACCTCGATGAAGTTATGCGCGGTATTTACGACTTGGAGAGGTTGTCGCGCAGACTTGTTTTAGGAAAACTTCACCCTTTTGAGATAAATCATATATATGACTCGATGCTTAGCGTAAAAGAGTTGATGTCTTATGCTAAAAAACATAAGATTCAAAAGACATCTTTTCATGAGAGCGAAGTGGATGAGTTTTTAAGAGATATATCAAAAAGTATCGATTTGGACATCTCCCGCCGTTTTACAAATGCGACTATTGACGAGAATTTTTTGATGAGCGGAGTCGATGAGGCGATTGACACTTTGGCAAAAGAGAACAGAACGATTTTAATTGCGTTTGAAGACATTATGGCAAAAATAGAACTTCTTTTGGAGAGTGCAAATGCAAACAGCGCAAACTCTTTGGTAACTCTGGGATTACTCGAAAAAGAGGGTTACTATATCTCGCTTAGCAAAAATAGATTTTCAATGATAGAGTCGGAATTTTATAAACATGAAGACTTTAAGGATTTTACGGTTAAAAAACTGACAAACAGCGTAAAAATAACATCCGCTTTTACGGATAATCTCTCCGATAGAATCATGAAAAACCGCCGTAAAATAGTCTCACTGGTAAGAGATAGATTTATCGCTCTGCAAGAAGTTTACGAGAGAAGATATGCACTTTTATTTGACCGTATTATTGCTTATGTGGCGGATTTGGATGTTGGTGTAGGCTCATCTAAAGTTGCGCAGTCATACAACCACTCAAGACCTATGATAGTAGATGTAGAGAGTGATGAAAATTTTATACAGATTATGCAGCTTCGCCATCCCCTCATCGAGATACAAAGCAGAAGCGGCATCTATGTTCCAAACGATATCGTAATGGGAAATCGTACATATATGGATCTGCCGCACCCAAAGAGTGTTATGCTTGATGTAGGCGTGCATGACGGACATGAGATAAACGGAGTTCTGCTTTACGGGATAAACTCAAGCGGAAAATCATCGCTTATGAAGAGTATAGGTCTAAGCGTACTTATGGCACAAGCCGGTTTTTTCGTAAGCGCGTCCGTTATGAAGTTTTCTCTTTTTGACTCGCTCTTTACAAGGATAGTTTCAAGAGACAATCTTGCTAAAGGGCTTTCAACTTTTGCGGTAGAGATGTTGGAGCTAAAAAACATCTTTAACCGTGCAACCGTTCGCTCGCTTATACTCGGAGATGAGATAAGCCACGGGACAGAGACGCTTTCAGGCGTTGCAATAGTATCTAGCGCCATTATAAAACTCTCCGCTCTTCGCTCAATTTTTCTTTTTGCCACGCACCTTCATCAGCTTTCAACCATGAGAGAGATAAGAACTTTAAAAAATGTCGTAGATTTGCACCTGAGCGTCGAGTATGACGAAGCGGCGGATAAACTTATTTTTAACAGAGTTCTTCAAGCGGGAAGCGGCAGCAGCATCTATGGGCTTGAGTTTGCAAAATCGCTTCATATGGACAGTGAATTTTTAGATATAGCAAATAAAATCAGAAAAAGGCTTGCAAAAGATTTTGATGAGCTTGAACTTCTCGTAAAGAAAAAAACAAGCAAATACAACAAAGAGCTTTATATTACAAAATGCGTAATTTGCGGAGCGATGGCTGAGGATGTTCACCACATAAACCACAAATCACAAGCAGACGACAGCGGTTTTATAGGGCATTTTCATAAAGACTCAAAACATAATCTTATCCCGCTTTGCAGGGAACATCACAAAGAGATACATGACGGTAAAATCAGGGTAGACGGTTTTGTTATGACAAGTAACGGGCTGGAGCTAAAATATGAAGAGCAGTTAAGAAAAAGAGATAAGAAAAATGTTGAACCGGAGATAAATGAAGTAAAAATATTTACTTTGGATGATTGGGAGTAG